One Syntrophales bacterium DNA segment encodes these proteins:
- the rpoC gene encoding DNA-directed RNA polymerase subunit beta' → MEDVFSYFEKPKDPIRFNAIKISIASPEKILSWSNGEVKKPESINYRTFKPERDGLFCAKIFGPVKDYECFCGRYKRMKHRGIICEKCGVAVIPSKVRRERMGHINLASPVAHIWFLKSLPSRIGNVLDLTLKELEKVLYFESWIVLNPKNTPLKKKDIISEEEYNELKEKYGEDAFEVGIGAETIRKLLAEINLEKLDEELRTEVKIVNSDAKKKKLIKRLKVVEALKKSGGKPEWMVLTVLPVIPPDLRPLVPLDGGRFATSDLNDLYRRVINRNNRLKRLQELNAPEIIIRNEKRMLQEAVDVLFDNGRRGRAITGSNKRPLRSLSDMLKGKQGRFRQNLLGKRVDYSGRSVITVGPDLRLHQCGLPKKMALELFKPFVYNRLQEKGYVTTVKSAKKIVERETAEVWDALDEVVREYPILLNRAPTLHRLGFQAFEPVLIEGKAIQLHPLVCTAFNADFDGDQMAVHVPLSIEAQAEARILMMSTNNILSPANGKPIINPSQDIVLGIYYLTRAGSSGKGEGMIFSDPGEVRSALDAEVVDLHTKIKVRIGGELKDTTVGRVVLYEIIPEAIPFDVVNKVMNKKELANLIDYCYRLCGDKTTVLLADKLKDLGFKYATSSGISIAIHNMVVPANKKDIVAKANRDVLKIQKQYMDGLITDGERYNKVIDIWAQATEKIASEMLSGIGTEEIEAPDGTKKKRESSNPIYMMADSGARGSAVQIRQLAGMRGLMAKPSGEIIETPITANFREGLTVLQYFISTHGARKGLADTALKTANSGYLTRRLVDVAQDCVITEEDCGAIGGIYVSALMEGGEIIETAGERVLGRVALEEIRDPFTGEILVRANQEIDESLVEKIDRAGIERVNIRSVLSCKSKHGVCAMCYGRDLAHGHLVNIGEAVGIIAAQSIGEPGTQLTMRTFHIGGTAKFEEHSTLEARHDGTIKFININTVKGRGEDLVVMNRNGEVHVLDEQQRSRGKYPVPYGAHLKINDGSVVKRGDLIAEWDPFSIPILAEVDGIVKYGDIIEGKTMQEQVDEVTGLSRKVVIEFKGEDLRPRVSIKDKKGRTAKVPGTNTVARHLLSVGANIVVSEGDTVRAGDIIAKIPRETTKTKDITGGLPRVAELFEARKPKEFAVISEIDGIVSFGKESKGKRTVVITPDVGEEKEYLIPKGKHVSVQEGDRVLAGEALMDGAHNPHDLLMIKGEKELARYLVDEVQEVYRLQGVKINDKHIEVIVRQMLRRVKVVNFGDTSFIADEQVEKYRFQEENERVIARGGKPATGEPILLGITKASLSTQSFISAASFQETTRVLTEASLGGKIDYLRGLKENVIMGRLIPAGTGLIMYRKLGIETEGEETYPSELEDQEIVEKKLDMQAVN, encoded by the coding sequence ATGGAAGATGTTTTCAGTTATTTTGAAAAACCAAAAGATCCTATCAGGTTTAATGCCATTAAGATATCCATTGCCTCACCGGAAAAAATTCTCTCATGGTCCAATGGAGAGGTCAAAAAGCCTGAGTCGATCAATTACCGGACCTTTAAGCCGGAAAGGGACGGCCTTTTCTGCGCAAAAATATTTGGTCCCGTAAAGGACTACGAGTGTTTCTGTGGTCGTTATAAACGGATGAAACATAGAGGTATAATCTGTGAGAAATGCGGTGTTGCGGTCATACCATCGAAGGTTCGCAGAGAAAGAATGGGTCATATCAATCTGGCGTCTCCCGTGGCTCACATTTGGTTTCTCAAGAGCCTTCCCAGCCGCATTGGCAATGTACTCGATTTAACCCTCAAAGAACTGGAAAAGGTACTTTATTTTGAATCCTGGATCGTGCTTAACCCGAAGAATACACCTTTGAAGAAAAAGGATATCATCTCCGAGGAAGAGTATAACGAGTTGAAAGAAAAATACGGTGAAGATGCCTTTGAGGTTGGAATTGGGGCCGAGACTATTAGAAAACTTCTCGCAGAAATTAACTTAGAGAAGCTGGATGAGGAGCTGCGAACAGAGGTAAAAATAGTCAATTCTGATGCTAAAAAGAAAAAACTTATTAAAAGATTGAAGGTGGTCGAAGCACTGAAAAAATCCGGTGGCAAACCTGAATGGATGGTTCTCACCGTTCTGCCGGTTATTCCACCCGATTTACGACCCCTGGTACCCCTGGACGGCGGTCGCTTTGCCACATCAGACCTTAACGATCTCTACAGGCGCGTCATCAACCGGAATAACCGTCTAAAGCGTTTGCAGGAATTGAATGCACCTGAAATAATAATAAGAAATGAGAAGCGGATGCTCCAGGAAGCGGTAGATGTCCTCTTTGATAATGGCAGGCGCGGTCGGGCCATTACCGGTTCCAATAAGAGACCACTGCGGTCCCTGTCGGATATGTTAAAGGGAAAACAGGGGAGATTCAGACAAAACCTTCTCGGTAAGAGGGTGGATTACTCCGGACGATCAGTCATCACCGTGGGGCCTGATTTGAGATTACATCAGTGCGGTCTTCCCAAAAAGATGGCCTTAGAGCTTTTTAAACCCTTTGTCTATAACCGGCTCCAGGAAAAAGGTTATGTTACCACCGTGAAAAGCGCCAAAAAAATAGTGGAGAGGGAAACTGCCGAAGTGTGGGATGCCTTAGATGAGGTTGTTCGTGAGTATCCCATTCTGCTCAACAGGGCACCAACCTTACACAGACTGGGGTTCCAGGCCTTTGAGCCCGTTCTTATCGAAGGAAAAGCCATCCAGCTTCATCCGTTGGTATGTACGGCATTCAATGCTGATTTTGATGGTGACCAGATGGCCGTGCATGTGCCGTTATCCATTGAGGCACAGGCAGAAGCCAGAATCCTGATGATGTCAACAAATAACATCCTTTCCCCGGCAAACGGGAAGCCGATTATCAATCCCAGTCAGGATATTGTCCTCGGGATTTACTATTTGACAAGAGCTGGCTCCAGTGGCAAAGGGGAAGGTATGATCTTTTCTGATCCGGGAGAGGTTCGCAGCGCTCTCGATGCGGAGGTAGTAGATCTCCATACAAAGATCAAGGTTCGCATCGGAGGGGAATTAAAAGATACCACCGTGGGGAGGGTTGTCCTTTATGAAATTATCCCCGAAGCGATTCCCTTTGATGTGGTCAACAAGGTGATGAATAAGAAAGAACTGGCTAATCTCATCGATTATTGTTACCGGCTGTGTGGCGATAAGACAACGGTTTTGCTGGCAGATAAGTTAAAGGATCTTGGATTTAAGTATGCTACGAGTAGTGGTATATCAATTGCTATTCATAATATGGTTGTTCCTGCCAATAAAAAGGACATTGTAGCTAAGGCCAACAGGGATGTCCTGAAAATACAAAAGCAGTATATGGACGGTCTTATCACTGATGGAGAACGGTATAACAAGGTTATTGATATCTGGGCCCAGGCAACAGAAAAGATTGCTTCTGAGATGCTCAGCGGTATTGGAACGGAAGAAATCGAGGCGCCTGATGGGACAAAGAAAAAAAGGGAGAGTTCCAATCCCATTTATATGATGGCCGATTCCGGTGCGAGGGGAAGCGCCGTTCAGATCAGGCAGCTTGCAGGAATGAGAGGATTAATGGCCAAACCATCGGGAGAAATTATAGAAACTCCCATTACGGCAAACTTCAGGGAGGGGCTGACGGTTCTCCAGTATTTTATTTCCACCCACGGCGCCAGGAAGGGTCTCGCCGACACAGCCCTGAAGACAGCTAATTCAGGATACCTCACGCGGAGACTTGTTGATGTAGCCCAGGATTGTGTCATTACCGAGGAGGATTGTGGCGCCATTGGTGGTATTTATGTGTCTGCCCTTATGGAGGGGGGGGAAATTATTGAAACAGCAGGTGAACGTGTCCTTGGAAGGGTTGCCCTGGAAGAAATCAGGGATCCCTTTACCGGCGAGATCTTGGTAAGAGCGAATCAGGAAATTGACGAGTCTCTCGTAGAAAAGATTGACCGTGCCGGTATCGAAAGGGTTAATATCAGGTCCGTTCTCTCCTGCAAATCAAAGCATGGCGTCTGTGCTATGTGCTACGGCAGAGATCTGGCCCACGGGCACCTTGTAAATATTGGTGAAGCTGTTGGTATTATTGCCGCTCAATCCATTGGTGAACCGGGGACCCAGCTTACGATGAGAACGTTTCACATAGGCGGTACGGCAAAATTTGAAGAGCACTCTACCCTTGAAGCGAGACACGATGGCACGATAAAGTTTATCAATATAAATACTGTTAAAGGTAGAGGGGAAGACCTTGTGGTCATGAATCGAAATGGAGAGGTACACGTTCTGGATGAACAGCAGAGAAGCCGCGGGAAATACCCAGTTCCCTATGGAGCACATTTGAAAATCAACGACGGTAGCGTTGTCAAGAGGGGCGACCTGATTGCAGAGTGGGACCCCTTTTCCATACCGATTCTTGCCGAGGTTGATGGTATTGTAAAATATGGGGATATCATTGAAGGGAAAACTATGCAGGAACAGGTCGATGAGGTGACCGGTCTCTCCCGAAAAGTGGTTATTGAATTCAAGGGTGAGGATCTTCGCCCCCGGGTTTCCATTAAAGATAAAAAGGGAAGGACGGCAAAGGTACCTGGAACAAATACTGTGGCGAGGCATCTTCTGTCAGTAGGAGCCAATATTGTTGTTTCAGAAGGCGATACGGTCAGGGCGGGTGATATCATTGCCAAAATTCCGCGAGAGACGACTAAAACAAAGGATATTACCGGAGGTCTTCCCAGGGTGGCAGAACTCTTTGAGGCGCGAAAACCAAAAGAATTTGCCGTCATCAGCGAGATTGATGGTATCGTCTCTTTTGGTAAGGAATCCAAGGGAAAAAGAACGGTGGTTATTACCCCTGATGTAGGAGAGGAAAAGGAATATCTGATTCCCAAAGGGAAGCATGTATCTGTCCAGGAAGGGGACAGGGTCTTAGCGGGCGAGGCCCTGATGGATGGGGCTCACAACCCCCATGATCTTTTGATGATCAAGGGGGAAAAAGAGCTGGCCCGGTATTTAGTTGATGAGGTTCAGGAGGTATACAGGCTCCAGGGAGTCAAGATCAATGACAAACATATAGAGGTGATTGTCCGCCAGATGTTGCGGAGAGTAAAGGTGGTAAATTTTGGGGATACATCTTTTATTGCCGATGAGCAAGTGGAAAAGTACAGGTTCCAGGAAGAAAATGAAAGGGTGATAGCGAGGGGTGGAAAACCAGCCACAGGGGAGCCAATACTCCTCGGTATTACCAAGGCATCTCTATCTACCCAGAGTTTTATTTCTGCCGCATCCTTTCAGGAAACTACGCGCGTCCTTACCGAGGCAAGTCTTGGTGGAAAGATAGACTATCTTAGAGGACTTAAGGAAAACGTCATTATGGGAAGGTTGATTCCTGCGGGGACAGGTCTTATCATGTACAGAAAACTTGGCATCGAGACTGAAGGTGAAGAGACCTACCCCTCCGAGCTTGAAGATCAGGAAATAGTGGAGAAAAAACTTGACATGCAGGCTGTTAATTGA
- the rpoB gene encoding DNA-directed RNA polymerase subunit beta, with amino-acid sequence MDKFRKNFGRIKKTMDVPDLIDIQVKSYEKFLQKDVDPDKRGNFGLQGAFKSVFPISDFSGKCSLEFVSYRIGNARYDVKECIQKGMAYAAPMKIVVRLIVFDTDRVSDQKSVRDIKEQEIYFGEIPLMTDNGSFIINGTERVIVSQLHRSPGIFFDHDKGKTLASGKLIYSARIIPIRGSWLDLEFDSKDILYVRIDRRRKMPVTILLKAMGNSTEFLLNYFYQIERVFLEDGQLYMAVDDFLIGEKAPADIIAPATGELLVKKGRKITTKTLRRMTELNIDRIPLDDLDMIGKILSADVGDPKTGEILLRCNEELRLEGLELIREKGIHEFRFIHLDEDRSNASIRETLLAERIETKEDAIIEIYRRLRPGNPPMLETAQKFFHGLFFENETYNLSDVGRAKMNYKLRLDVPTDVTVLRNEDILAGVKYLIDLKNGVGDCSIDDIDHLGNRRVRSVGELIENQYRIGLVRMERAIKEKMSLQDIETMMPHDLINAKPVSAVVSEFFGSSQLSQFMDQTNPLSEITHKRRLSALGPGGLTRERAGFEVRDVHPTHYGRICPVETPEGPNIGLIVSLSTYARVNGFGFIETPYRIVENGRVLDDIRYLTAIEEENLIIAQADTPIDANGKFIGNLISARKGDDFLSVVPEEINMMDVSPNQLVSVAAALIPFLEHDDANRALMGSNMQRQAVPLIKPEAPLVGTGMESVVARDSGAVVVAKRSGVVVSVDAGRIVISCDSAENDKLDTGVDIYNLAKYQRSNQDTCFNQKPIVNVGEWVNKNAIIADGPATDMGELALGRNVTVAFMSWGGYNYEDSILVSERIIKDDIYTSIHIEEFEVMARDTKLGKEEITRDIPNVGEEALKNLDDSGIVRMGVAVKPGEILVGKITPKGETQLSPEEKLLRAIFGEKASDVRDTSLRVPPGVEGTVIDAKVFTRKGTERDQRLQTIEDEAISQLAKNRDDEIKIISKNVRSKIFAMLIGKISASKLVDSKKKKILLKKGETITDELLGKIPFSLWKDILLENEEATEKKISSLFANLERKIEFVEAFFAEKIEKLKAGDELPPGVIKLVKVYIAIKRKLSVGDKMAGRHGNKGVLSRILPEEDMPYFKDGTPVDIILNPLGVPSRMNVGQILETHLGWAAKRLGEKINTILEKRYSIDHLKREIKEIYSSPEFDRFVDGATEEETKRFLGRLKRGVPVATPVFDGPDEMQIRQMLKIADLPETGQTILFDGRTGEPFDQEITVGMIYMLKLHHLVDNKIHARSIGPYSLVTQQPLGGKAQFGGQRLGEMEVWALEAYGAAYSLQEFLTVKSDDVAGRTRVYEAIVKGEHTLEPGLPESFNVLVKELQSLSLDVELIEEE; translated from the coding sequence ATGGATAAGTTTAGAAAAAATTTCGGCCGTATCAAGAAAACCATGGATGTCCCCGATCTTATCGATATCCAGGTCAAGTCCTACGAGAAATTTCTCCAGAAAGATGTGGATCCGGACAAGAGGGGTAACTTTGGTCTTCAGGGTGCATTTAAAAGTGTCTTTCCCATTTCTGATTTTAGTGGAAAATGTTCCCTTGAATTTGTCAGTTACAGGATCGGGAATGCCCGATATGATGTGAAGGAATGCATCCAGAAGGGGATGGCCTATGCTGCCCCCATGAAAATTGTGGTGCGGCTTATTGTATTTGATACCGATCGAGTCTCGGATCAGAAGTCGGTCCGGGATATTAAGGAGCAGGAGATTTACTTTGGTGAGATCCCTCTGATGACGGATAATGGCTCGTTCATCATAAACGGTACGGAGCGTGTCATCGTTAGCCAGCTTCACAGATCTCCCGGGATCTTCTTCGATCACGATAAAGGGAAAACACTCGCCAGTGGAAAACTCATCTATTCAGCAAGAATTATACCGATTAGGGGTTCCTGGCTTGATCTTGAGTTTGATTCCAAGGATATCCTTTATGTCAGGATAGACAGGCGAAGAAAGATGCCGGTCACGATACTGTTGAAAGCCATGGGGAATTCAACGGAATTCTTACTGAATTACTTTTATCAGATTGAAAGGGTATTTCTGGAGGATGGCCAACTCTATATGGCGGTTGATGATTTTCTCATTGGCGAAAAGGCACCGGCCGACATCATCGCTCCAGCAACCGGTGAATTGCTTGTCAAGAAGGGGAGAAAGATCACCACAAAAACCTTAAGGAGAATGACCGAACTGAATATCGATCGGATACCCCTTGACGACCTTGATATGATAGGAAAAATTCTCTCCGCAGATGTTGGCGATCCGAAAACCGGTGAGATACTATTGAGATGCAATGAGGAGTTGAGACTGGAAGGTTTGGAACTTATTCGTGAAAAGGGTATCCACGAGTTTCGTTTTATTCACCTTGATGAAGACAGAAGTAACGCCTCTATCAGAGAGACTCTGCTTGCCGAGCGGATTGAAACCAAAGAAGATGCTATTATAGAGATATACAGAAGGCTTCGGCCGGGCAATCCTCCTATGCTGGAAACAGCGCAAAAATTCTTTCACGGCCTCTTTTTTGAAAACGAGACTTACAATCTCTCTGATGTGGGGAGAGCGAAGATGAATTACAAACTTCGCCTCGATGTACCTACAGATGTGACAGTTTTACGAAACGAGGACATCCTGGCGGGGGTCAAGTATTTGATCGATCTCAAAAACGGGGTGGGTGATTGCAGTATAGATGATATTGACCACCTGGGTAACAGACGGGTCAGGTCTGTTGGAGAGCTCATTGAAAACCAGTATCGTATAGGTTTGGTGAGAATGGAGCGGGCCATTAAGGAGAAGATGAGTCTTCAGGATATTGAAACTATGATGCCTCATGATCTCATCAATGCCAAACCGGTTTCTGCGGTGGTGAGTGAGTTTTTTGGAAGCAGTCAACTTTCCCAGTTTATGGATCAGACAAATCCACTTTCTGAAATTACCCATAAACGGAGGCTGTCAGCGCTTGGTCCCGGCGGCCTCACCCGCGAGAGGGCAGGATTTGAAGTACGAGACGTTCATCCTACTCATTACGGTCGTATCTGTCCCGTGGAAACACCGGAAGGTCCTAATATCGGTCTGATTGTTTCTCTCTCCACCTATGCGAGGGTGAATGGGTTTGGCTTTATAGAAACTCCTTACAGAATAGTGGAAAATGGAAGGGTGCTTGATGATATCCGGTATCTTACGGCTATTGAAGAGGAAAATCTGATCATTGCTCAGGCTGACACACCCATCGATGCAAACGGAAAATTTATCGGAAATCTTATTTCTGCAAGGAAAGGGGATGACTTCCTTTCTGTGGTACCGGAAGAGATAAATATGATGGATGTGTCGCCCAATCAGCTTGTCAGCGTTGCGGCTGCCCTGATTCCCTTCCTGGAACATGATGACGCCAATCGTGCTCTTATGGGTTCCAACATGCAGAGACAGGCGGTTCCCCTTATTAAACCTGAGGCCCCCCTTGTGGGTACGGGTATGGAATCTGTCGTTGCCAGGGATTCAGGTGCCGTTGTCGTGGCAAAGCGCTCCGGGGTTGTGGTGAGTGTTGATGCGGGAAGGATCGTGATAAGTTGTGACAGCGCCGAAAACGACAAGTTAGATACAGGTGTTGATATCTATAATCTGGCGAAGTATCAGCGTTCAAATCAGGACACCTGTTTCAACCAAAAACCGATCGTGAATGTTGGAGAATGGGTTAATAAGAATGCAATCATTGCCGATGGACCTGCCACAGATATGGGGGAACTGGCCTTGGGAAGAAACGTGACGGTTGCCTTTATGTCATGGGGGGGGTACAATTATGAAGATTCCATACTGGTCAGTGAGAGGATTATAAAAGATGACATCTATACCTCTATCCATATTGAAGAATTTGAGGTCATGGCCCGGGATACAAAACTTGGTAAAGAGGAGATTACCCGAGATATTCCCAATGTGGGAGAGGAAGCCCTAAAAAATCTCGATGACAGCGGGATAGTCCGCATGGGCGTAGCGGTAAAACCTGGCGAGATTCTGGTGGGAAAGATTACCCCCAAGGGTGAGACCCAGTTATCCCCGGAGGAAAAACTCCTGCGGGCCATCTTTGGTGAAAAGGCAAGCGATGTCCGTGATACTTCCCTCCGGGTCCCCCCTGGTGTTGAAGGCACCGTGATAGATGCCAAGGTCTTTACCCGGAAAGGAACGGAAAGGGATCAACGGTTGCAGACGATTGAAGATGAGGCCATTTCACAACTTGCCAAAAACAGAGATGATGAAATAAAGATTATCTCCAAAAATGTGAGAAGCAAGATCTTCGCTATGCTGATCGGGAAGATATCCGCGTCAAAGCTGGTTGACTCCAAAAAGAAAAAGATATTATTGAAAAAGGGAGAAACCATTACCGACGAACTCCTGGGGAAAATCCCATTTAGCCTGTGGAAAGATATATTGCTTGAGAATGAAGAGGCCACAGAAAAAAAGATCAGCTCTTTATTTGCAAATCTCGAGCGGAAGATAGAGTTTGTCGAGGCTTTTTTTGCAGAGAAGATCGAGAAACTAAAAGCCGGCGATGAACTCCCACCAGGGGTGATCAAGCTGGTCAAGGTTTATATCGCCATCAAGAGGAAACTTTCCGTGGGTGATAAAATGGCAGGCCGTCATGGCAACAAAGGGGTATTGTCGAGAATACTTCCCGAGGAAGATATGCCGTATTTTAAAGATGGCACGCCAGTGGATATTATTTTAAACCCTCTCGGTGTTCCGTCACGGATGAATGTAGGACAGATCCTGGAAACACACCTCGGGTGGGCGGCAAAAAGGCTGGGAGAAAAGATCAATACTATACTGGAGAAACGTTACAGTATTGATCATTTGAAGAGGGAAATAAAAGAAATCTATTCTTCTCCTGAATTTGATCGTTTTGTCGATGGGGCCACCGAAGAGGAAACTAAACGATTTCTTGGTCGGCTAAAAAGGGGAGTCCCGGTAGCAACACCGGTTTTCGATGGTCCCGATGAAATGCAAATCCGACAAATGCTTAAAATTGCCGATCTTCCCGAGACTGGGCAGACCATTCTATTTGATGGAAGGACGGGTGAGCCGTTTGATCAGGAGATCACCGTGGGTATGATTTACATGTTAAAACTTCATCATCTTGTTGACAATAAGATTCATGCCAGATCCATAGGTCCATACTCTCTGGTGACACAGCAACCTCTCGGTGGAAAAGCACAGTTTGGTGGTCAGAGACTTGGTGAGATGGAGGTCTGGGCCCTGGAAGCATATGGGGCCGCTTATTCACTGCAAGAGTTCCTCACTGTTAAGTCTGATGATGTGGCAGGCAGAACGAGGGTATATGAAGCCATTGTAAAAGGTGAGCATACCCTGGAACCGGGACTGCCGGAATCCTTTAATGTACTGGTCAAGGAATTACAGAGCCTCTCTCTTGATGTAGAACTAATCGAGGAAGAGTAG
- the rplL gene encoding 50S ribosomal protein L7/L12, giving the protein MARQITKEDVVKFIEEMTVLELSELVKELEAKFGVSAAIPIAVSGSAAGPEQVAQVEEKTEFDAILTGFGDQKIQVIKVVRAITGLGLKEAKDLVDGVPKPIKEGISKEEAADIKKKIEEVGGTVEIK; this is encoded by the coding sequence ATGGCAAGGCAGATCACAAAAGAGGATGTCGTAAAATTTATTGAAGAGATGACGGTTCTTGAGCTTTCGGAGCTTGTCAAGGAACTGGAAGCAAAATTTGGTGTGTCTGCAGCTATACCGATAGCCGTATCAGGGTCTGCTGCAGGACCTGAACAGGTGGCACAGGTTGAAGAGAAAACAGAATTTGATGCCATCCTGACAGGATTTGGCGACCAGAAGATTCAGGTAATCAAAGTCGTCAGGGCGATAACAGGTTTAGGACTCAAAGAAGCCAAGGATCTGGTGGATGGTGTGCCAAAGCCCATCAAGGAGGGTATTTCGAAAGAAGAGGCAGCCGATATCAAGAAAAAGATAGAAGAGGTCGGAGGAACCGTGGAAATTAAGTAG